In one Colletotrichum destructivum chromosome 2, complete sequence genomic region, the following are encoded:
- a CDS encoding Putative HNH nuclease — protein MKTSDEETAQFETFRDCLSAAVVERVTKPAPRPKRRSKKTNAASKSHSNEEKGTAPVDAAVDADDMVEFASYLASEAFDSFPADLKSLSHAAYVTDPSLRSRYALPLTGADVADILPSLSPDVADSLVAYGIVDPDRQGAHEFLAPVLGEYVAALTAAPPPPRSTRDRVEGCELCGRDWIALTYHHLIPRMVHDKVVKRGWHREDELNNAAWLCRLCHSFVHRFAGHEDLARHYYTVELLLEQEEVVRFAQYASRVRWKGR, from the coding sequence ATGAAGACCTCCGACGAAGAAACAGCCCAGTTTGAAACTTTCCGGGACTGTctctcggcggccgtcgtcgaacgCGTGACGAAACCCGCACCGAGACCAAAACGCCGCTCTAAAAAGACCAACGCGGCGTCCAAGTCTCACAGcaacgaggagaaggggacCGCCccggtcgacgccgccgtggacgccgacgacatggTCGAATTCGCCTCCTACCTCGCCTCCGAGGCTTTCGACTCCTTCCCCGCGGACCTCAAATCCCTCTCCCATGCCGCCTACGTCACCGACCCGTCCCTGCGGTCCCGTTACGCCCTGCCcctcaccggcgccgacgtcgccgatATCCTGCCCTCACTGTCCCCGGACGTCGCCGACTCACTTGTCGCGtacggcatcgtcgacccGGACCGGCAGGGCGCGCACGAGTTCCTGGCGCCCGTGCTGGGCGAGTACGTGGCGGCGCTcacggccgcgccgccgccgccgaggtcgacgagggacCGCGTCGAGGGCTGTGAGCTGTGCGGCCGCGACTGGATCGCGCTGACGTACCACCATCTCATTCCGCGCATGGTCCACGACAAGGTTGTGAAGCGCGGCTGGCACAGAGAGGATGAGCTCAACAACGCTGCCTGGCTGTGTCGTCTGTGCCATTCCTTTGTGCACCGGTTTGCCGGCCACGAGGACTTAGCGCGCCACTATTACaccgtcgagctgctgctggagcaAGAAGAGGT
- a CDS encoding Putative phosphoglycolate phosphatase-like, domain 2, HAD superfamily, protein MSFSLPSSNQRDTFGELQRTFYAHLYEHPTLTASVSHAHRLLTHRQRENNDTTMSQDRSKTVVAFDLYGTLLSTESIAKELATLYGDERATGLAAQWRRYQLEYTWRINSMGSSGMRLTIFANETLNG, encoded by the coding sequence ATGTCATTCTCGCTTCCTTCGTCTAACCAGCGTGACACATTCGGCGAGCTTCAAAGAACATTCTACGCACATCTTTACGAGCACCCTACACTGACCGCCAGTGTGAGCCACGCTCACCGTCTACTGACTCACCGGCAACGCGAAAACAACGACACGACGATGTCACAGGACAGGTCCAAGACGGTCGTCGCCTTTGACTTATACGGCACGCTTCTTTCGACCGAGTCCATCGCCAAGGAACTCGCGACGCTGTACGGCGACGAGCGCGCCACGGGGCTGGCGGCCCAGTGGCGGAGGTACCAGCTCGAATACACGTGGCGAATCAACAGCATGGGTTCGTCGGGGATGCGACTGACCATCTTCGCCAACGAGACCTTAAACGGCTGA
- a CDS encoding Putative HAD superfamily protein — protein sequence MSEEDEGRLMDAYNGLEAFPEIEAAMDVVERDGSVDAYVFSNGTDDMVRVSIGTSPGLARMSRALGPGKLVTVEEARCFKPDPRTYAHFAEKVGMSGREDGIWLVSSNPFDALGARAAGWRSAWIDRSGTGWIDGLGGVIGTTPTIVAVGVDEAVEQIVGLSKPRA from the coding sequence atgtccgaagaagacgaggggcGCCTCATGGACGCGTACAACGGCCTCGAAGCCTTTcccgagatcgaggcggccatggacgtcgtcgagcggGACGGGTCGGTCGACGCCTACGTCTTTTccaacggcaccgacgacATGGTGCGTGTGTCGATCGGGACATCGCCGGGGCTGGCCCGGATGAGCCGTGCTCTCGGCCCGGGTAAGCTGGTcacggtcgaggaggcgcggTGCTTCAAGCCCGACCCGCGGACGTATGCCCACTTTGCGGAGAAGGTCGGCATGTCGGGCCGGGAGGACGGCATCTGGCTCGTCAGCTCGAACCCCTTTGACGCCCTGGGCGCTCGGGCGGCCGGGTGGCGCTCGGCGTGGATCGACAGGTCCGGGACCGGATGGATCGATGGGCTGGGCGGCGTGATCGGTACCACCCCGACGATTGTGGccgtgggcgtcgacgaggccgtcgagcagaTTGTCGGACTTTCCAAACCAAGGGCGTAA